One segment of Herbaspirillum hiltneri N3 DNA contains the following:
- a CDS encoding methyltransferase yields MNDSPDFPLISWTEAEENRSARWRSEAGNPAPKRVIVADDRIPADVAYKLVCEGTGLLWRGDFQNARQLLQALARRIDKKSERKSVKAGDKKEPIPGITQAFHQHRQAQAQRARILGMLLVPLEADYSIPLRRAPDVSQACEEVYGPGQEASVATMREVLGLIGAHEWRKKGVPVPALGGSIHPYYGVFSPVRGEYLDLVERATLPSVQLAFDIGTGTGVLAALLAKRGVKRIVATDQSTRALECAAENLQRLGVDKQVELVAADLFPPGQAPLIVCNPPWVPAKPSSPIEHAIYDPDSRMLRGFLDGLAAHLAPNGEGWLILSDFAEHLGLRSRDELQAMFDKAGLRVALKQDIKPRHPRSSDAEDPLHAARVKEVTSLWVLKAK; encoded by the coding sequence ATGAACGATTCCCCTGATTTCCCTCTTATAAGCTGGACCGAAGCAGAGGAAAATCGTTCCGCCCGCTGGCGCTCCGAAGCCGGCAATCCGGCGCCCAAGCGCGTCATCGTCGCTGACGATCGCATTCCCGCCGACGTCGCCTACAAGCTGGTTTGCGAAGGCACCGGTCTGCTCTGGCGCGGCGACTTCCAGAACGCGCGACAACTGCTGCAGGCGCTGGCGCGTCGCATTGACAAGAAGTCTGAACGCAAGTCGGTCAAAGCCGGCGACAAGAAGGAACCCATCCCGGGCATTACCCAGGCGTTCCACCAGCATCGCCAGGCACAGGCGCAACGCGCGCGCATCCTCGGCATGCTGCTGGTGCCTCTGGAAGCAGACTACAGCATCCCTCTGCGCCGCGCGCCCGATGTCAGCCAGGCTTGCGAAGAAGTCTATGGCCCGGGGCAGGAAGCCAGCGTGGCGACAATGCGCGAAGTGCTCGGTCTGATCGGCGCGCATGAATGGCGCAAGAAGGGCGTACCGGTGCCGGCGCTGGGCGGCAGCATCCATCCGTATTACGGCGTGTTCTCGCCGGTGCGCGGCGAATACCTCGACCTGGTCGAACGAGCGACCTTGCCGTCGGTCCAGCTGGCGTTCGACATCGGCACCGGCACCGGCGTGCTGGCGGCCTTGCTGGCAAAGCGGGGCGTCAAGCGCATCGTCGCCACCGATCAGAGCACCCGCGCACTGGAATGCGCGGCGGAAAACCTGCAGCGCCTCGGCGTCGACAAACAGGTCGAACTGGTCGCTGCCGATCTGTTCCCGCCGGGCCAGGCGCCGCTGATTGTCTGCAATCCGCCGTGGGTGCCGGCCAAGCCGAGCTCGCCGATCGAACATGCCATCTACGACCCGGACAGCCGCATGCTGCGCGGCTTCCTCGACGGTCTCGCAGCGCATCTGGCGCCAAACGGCGAAGGCTGGCTGATCTTGTCCGATTTCGCCGAACACCTGGGCTTGCGCTCGCGCGATGAATTGCAGGCAATGTTCGACAAGGCGGGGCTGCGCGTCGCGTTGAAACAAGACATCAAGCCGCGCCATCCGCGCTCCAGCGACGCCGAAGACCCGCTGCACGCCGCACGGGTGAAAGAAGTCACGTCGCTTTGGGTATTGAAGGCTAAATAA
- a CDS encoding universal stress protein, whose protein sequence is MYAKILVPVDGSSTANQALDEAIKLAKALGSTIEVLHVIDNSHLFYDTGISAAADVHGTVVDAGKTILEQAGSRVTSAGLRSETRMVEDPVAPGDIPGTILKAAMDSKAELVVIGSHGRTGFRKLVLGSVAEKVMHQCPLPVWIIRGKEG, encoded by the coding sequence ATGTACGCAAAGATCCTCGTGCCGGTCGACGGCAGCAGCACCGCCAACCAGGCCCTGGACGAAGCCATCAAACTGGCCAAGGCGCTGGGCAGCACCATTGAAGTCCTGCATGTGATCGACAACAGCCATTTGTTCTACGACACCGGCATCAGCGCTGCAGCCGACGTGCACGGCACCGTCGTCGACGCCGGCAAGACCATCCTCGAACAAGCCGGGTCGCGCGTGACCTCGGCCGGCCTGCGCAGCGAAACGCGCATGGTCGAAGACCCGGTCGCGCCTGGCGACATCCCCGGCACCATCCTCAAGGCAGCCATGGACAGCAAGGCGGAACTGGTCGTCATCGGTTCCCACGGCCGTACCGGCTTCCGCAAACTGGTGCTGGGCAGCGTGGCCGAAAAGGTCATGCATCAGTGTCCTTTGCCGGTGTGGATCATCCGCGGCAAGGAAGGCTAG
- a CDS encoding phosphatase PAP2 family protein gives MTQQTSPDSFLRARLARDHHLGLPLTAGILAVLSACALFALVAAHALSPGTLVDLDQHIADRLHAHATAGLTQAMLAYTHLHGTIGVLAMSAVLAFFLMRRRANAWLLTLVVTVPGGMLFNYWLKFQFQRVRPRFDHPILVLDSYSFPSGHTVGATLFYCVLAAWLASLPGNHARRPAIIAIATILTLLTALTRLYLGAHFFSDVLAAMLEGLAWFALWTTIIFTVQRHQLARKSSNRF, from the coding sequence ATGACGCAACAAACTTCACCCGATTCCTTCCTGCGCGCGCGACTGGCGCGCGATCATCATCTCGGCCTGCCGCTGACCGCCGGCATCCTCGCCGTACTGAGCGCCTGCGCCCTGTTCGCGCTGGTTGCCGCGCATGCGCTATCGCCCGGCACGCTGGTGGATCTCGACCAGCACATCGCCGACCGGCTGCATGCGCACGCCACCGCCGGACTCACGCAAGCAATGCTGGCGTACACCCATTTGCACGGCACCATCGGCGTGCTGGCGATGAGCGCGGTGCTGGCTTTCTTCCTCATGCGCCGGCGTGCGAACGCCTGGCTGCTGACGCTGGTGGTCACGGTGCCGGGCGGAATGCTGTTCAACTACTGGCTGAAATTCCAGTTCCAGCGCGTACGCCCACGTTTCGACCACCCCATCCTGGTACTCGACAGCTACAGCTTCCCGAGCGGCCATACCGTCGGCGCCACCTTGTTCTACTGCGTCCTGGCGGCATGGCTGGCGAGCCTGCCGGGCAACCACGCACGGCGACCGGCGATTATTGCCATCGCGACAATACTGACGCTGCTGACTGCCCTGACCCGGCTCTACCTCGGCGCGCATTTCTTCAGCGACGTGCTGGCGGCGATGCTGGAAGGACTGGCCTGGTTCGCCTTGTGGACGACGATTATTTTTACGGTGCAGCGGCACCAATTGGCGAGAAAGTCTTCAAACCGATTTTGA
- the fnr gene encoding fumarate/nitrate reduction transcriptional regulator Fnr — protein sequence MGDDPHRPRRTKKEPVSLCLPMGLDEADMQRLDQIIGRRRRIKRDQSLYRMGDRFDMLYAIRLGHFKTYQVNSNGSQQITGFQMAGELLGMDAIGTSRHQCEAVALEDSEVCEIPFSQLEELFQDMPVLLRQFHRIMSKEISREQGVMLTLNSMSAQQKLAAFLVNLSSRYATRGYSASRFQLRMTREEIGNYLGLAVESVSRLLSNLKKNGVIDVSHRDLELLDLPTLRSIALGADPCS from the coding sequence ATCGGAGACGACCCGCACCGTCCCCGCCGCACAAAAAAGGAACCAGTTTCCCTATGCCTGCCCATGGGACTGGACGAAGCCGACATGCAGCGCCTGGACCAGATCATCGGCCGCCGCCGCCGCATCAAACGCGACCAGAGCCTGTACCGCATGGGCGACAGGTTCGACATGCTGTACGCAATCCGGCTCGGCCATTTCAAGACCTATCAGGTCAACAGCAACGGCTCGCAGCAGATCACCGGTTTCCAGATGGCCGGCGAGCTGCTCGGCATGGATGCCATCGGCACCAGCCGCCACCAGTGCGAAGCAGTCGCGCTGGAAGACAGCGAGGTCTGCGAAATCCCGTTCAGCCAGCTGGAAGAATTGTTCCAGGACATGCCGGTGCTGCTGCGCCAGTTCCATCGCATCATGAGCAAGGAAATCTCGCGCGAGCAAGGCGTCATGCTCACGCTCAACAGCATGAGCGCACAGCAAAAGCTGGCAGCCTTCCTCGTCAATCTGTCTTCGCGCTACGCCACGCGCGGCTACTCGGCAAGCCGGTTCCAGCTACGCATGACGCGCGAGGAAATCGGCAACTACCTCGGCCTGGCGGTCGAGAGCGTCAGCCGCCTGCTGTCCAATCTGAAGAAGAACGGCGTCATCGATGTCAGCCATCGCGACCTCGAACTGCTCGATTTGCCGACGCTGCGTTCGATCGCGCTGGGTGCGGATCCCTGCTCCTGA
- a CDS encoding LysR substrate-binding domain-containing protein — MRKLPSFFSLRAFEAAARLQSFALASEELHLSPSAISHQVRGLETYFGKPMFTRSFRRVELTAEGRRLLDQLSVAFDLMEAACEELGPARRSDALAVHCSPSFATKWLGPRLPRFMQQYPDINISMSSGAEPVDLLRHEELDLAIAYGSAPQRAGIVSEAIGSETIVPLCSPALLRDKPDALRLADIAGMTLIQSTLNPVRWSDWFALNGMKLPPGRPMPSFDRASLALAAAVNSVGIALESTRLAEQELANGELVRLDGGELKSVLRETHFLSYREGEKNSKKIMRFRDWIFLQAGLNQV, encoded by the coding sequence ATGCGAAAACTTCCCAGTTTCTTTTCCCTGCGCGCTTTTGAAGCCGCCGCCCGCCTGCAGAGTTTTGCCCTTGCCAGCGAAGAACTGCACCTGTCGCCCTCGGCCATCAGCCATCAGGTGCGCGGACTGGAAACCTATTTCGGCAAACCCATGTTCACCCGCTCGTTCCGCCGCGTCGAACTGACTGCGGAAGGACGGCGCCTGCTCGACCAGCTGTCGGTCGCCTTCGACCTCATGGAAGCGGCCTGCGAAGAACTCGGTCCGGCGCGCCGCAGCGACGCGCTGGCGGTGCATTGCTCGCCCAGCTTCGCGACCAAATGGCTGGGGCCGCGACTGCCTCGCTTCATGCAGCAATATCCCGATATCAACATCAGCATGTCGTCCGGCGCCGAGCCGGTCGACCTGTTGCGCCACGAAGAACTCGACCTCGCCATCGCCTACGGCAGTGCGCCGCAACGCGCCGGCATCGTCAGCGAAGCGATCGGCTCGGAGACCATCGTGCCGCTCTGCTCGCCCGCGCTGCTGCGGGACAAACCCGACGCCTTGCGGCTGGCGGACATCGCCGGCATGACGCTGATCCAGTCGACCCTGAACCCGGTTCGCTGGAGCGACTGGTTTGCGCTGAATGGCATGAAACTGCCGCCTGGCCGGCCGATGCCCTCGTTCGACCGCGCCTCGCTGGCGCTGGCGGCGGCCGTCAACAGTGTCGGGATTGCGTTGGAGAGCACCCGCCTGGCGGAACAGGAACTCGCCAACGGCGAACTGGTGCGGCTCGATGGGGGAGAACTGAAATCGGTCCTGCGCGAAACCCATTTCCTGAGTTATCGCGAGGGCGAAAAGAACAGCAAGAAGATCATGCGCTTTCGTGACTGGATCTTCTTGCAGGCGGGATTAAATCAAGTGTAA
- a CDS encoding GlxA family transcriptional regulator, which translates to MRIALLAYPGMNLIDLSGPLQTFVSAGRVAASAGVSDPRPLYEVRVLSSRGGALMTGAGLSVETEALEALDNLDIDTIIAPGGSVGERFETDPALVAWIRQHAGRARRVCSVCTGAFLLAAAGLLDGKRVTTHWDWALRLQQQFPAIEVDPEPIFIRQGDIWTSAGVTAGIDLALALVEQDYGHKVAIATARQLVMFIKRPGGQSQFSVPLVSQSSENARFAELHAWIASNLKNDLRVENLANRVNMSPRTFARTYVAEQGRTPAKTVEAMRLEAACRALEETDLPLKSIATETGHGEEQNLRRVFQRQLGVSPAQYRSRFSAHQE; encoded by the coding sequence TTGCGCATCGCCTTGCTGGCCTATCCGGGCATGAACCTGATCGATCTCAGCGGCCCTTTGCAAACCTTCGTGAGCGCGGGCCGCGTTGCGGCGTCGGCGGGCGTGAGCGATCCGCGTCCCCTGTATGAAGTGCGCGTGCTGTCGTCGCGCGGCGGCGCCCTGATGACCGGCGCGGGTCTGAGCGTGGAGACCGAGGCGCTGGAGGCGCTCGACAATCTGGACATCGACACCATCATCGCACCGGGCGGCAGCGTCGGCGAACGCTTCGAGACTGATCCTGCCTTGGTGGCGTGGATCAGACAGCATGCCGGGAGGGCGCGACGGGTGTGTTCGGTCTGCACCGGCGCTTTCCTGCTGGCGGCGGCCGGGCTGCTGGACGGCAAGCGCGTGACCACGCATTGGGACTGGGCGCTGCGCTTGCAGCAGCAGTTTCCGGCGATTGAAGTCGATCCTGAACCGATCTTCATCCGCCAGGGCGACATCTGGACTTCGGCCGGGGTAACGGCGGGGATCGATCTGGCCCTGGCGCTGGTGGAGCAGGACTACGGCCACAAGGTGGCGATCGCGACGGCGCGGCAACTGGTGATGTTCATCAAGCGGCCGGGCGGCCAGTCGCAATTCAGTGTGCCGCTGGTGTCGCAGTCCTCGGAAAATGCCCGTTTCGCGGAACTGCATGCCTGGATTGCCTCCAACCTCAAGAATGATCTGCGCGTGGAAAACCTGGCCAATCGCGTCAACATGAGCCCGCGCACCTTCGCCCGCACCTATGTCGCCGAGCAGGGCCGCACGCCGGCCAAGACGGTCGAAGCCATGCGCCTGGAGGCCGCCTGTCGCGCGCTGGAAGAAACCGACTTGCCGCTCAAGAGCATCGCCACCGAAACCGGCCACGGCGAAGAGCAGAACCTGCGGCGCGTGTTCCAGCGCCAGCTCGGCGTGAGTCCGGCGCAATACCGCAGCCGCTTCTCGGCGCATCAGGAATAG
- a CDS encoding pirin family protein yields the protein MSTTFTRQLERLVNGIPTQDGAGVSLTRVLTHDLQRRLDPFLMLDAFHSDKPDDYLAGFPDHPHRGFETVTYMLQGRMRHRDNAGNEGLLEPGGMQWMTAGRGLVHSELPEQEDGLMSGFQLWVNLAGRDKMTTPGYSDIPSAQIPEVTPQDGVQVRVLAGEAFGVKGAVERPTTAPLYLDLHVQADKRLALPIPATHNAFLYVYEGELLIGQDQRVAAAGRMAILSNTAGAEGVEIHASKDSRFLLIAGQPLNEPIAQWGPFVMNTREEVEQAIEDFRAGKF from the coding sequence ATGAGCACCACTTTTACCCGCCAGCTGGAACGGCTGGTCAACGGCATCCCGACCCAGGATGGCGCCGGTGTCAGCCTTACCCGTGTGCTGACGCATGATCTGCAACGCCGCCTGGATCCTTTCCTGATGCTGGATGCATTCCATTCGGACAAGCCTGACGATTACCTGGCCGGTTTCCCCGACCATCCGCATCGCGGCTTTGAAACCGTGACCTACATGCTGCAAGGGCGCATGCGCCATCGCGACAACGCCGGCAACGAAGGCCTGCTGGAACCGGGCGGGATGCAATGGATGACCGCCGGCCGGGGTCTCGTGCACTCGGAATTGCCGGAGCAGGAAGACGGCCTCATGAGCGGTTTCCAGCTGTGGGTCAACCTGGCCGGACGCGACAAGATGACCACCCCGGGCTACAGCGACATTCCCTCGGCGCAGATTCCCGAAGTGACGCCGCAGGATGGCGTGCAAGTGCGCGTGCTGGCCGGCGAAGCCTTCGGCGTCAAAGGGGCGGTGGAACGTCCGACCACGGCGCCGCTGTATCTGGATTTGCATGTGCAGGCCGATAAACGGCTCGCCTTGCCGATTCCGGCGACGCATAATGCCTTCCTGTATGTGTACGAAGGCGAATTGCTGATCGGGCAAGACCAGCGCGTGGCCGCCGCCGGGCGCATGGCGATCCTGAGCAACACCGCCGGCGCCGAAGGTGTGGAAATCCACGCAAGCAAGGACAGCCGCTTCCTGCTGATCGCCGGCCAGCCGCTCAATGAGCCGATCGCGCAATGGGGGCCGTTCGTCATGAACACCAGGGAAGAGGTCGAACAGGCCATCGAGGATTTCCGCGCGGGCAAGTTTTGA
- a CDS encoding pirin family protein yields MSSIRHLIHGLVRDIGFPVRRLLPAAAARTVGPFVFFDHMGPVEFDSGTTEGDVRPHPHIGLATVTYLFSGAMMHRDSLGVVQRITPGAVNWMAAGRGIVHSERVPDDIRDGKVPVHGLQMWVALPKDQEQGNASFHHYAEDDMPRIEVGAASLHLLAGKAYGHESPVKTSSPTLYVCGRIKAGGTLSLPADYSERAVYVVTGAATLDGEALEAGVLAILEPGIDVLLTAQSDTLFMVLGGEPIDGPRFVWWNFVASSKELIESAKLAWRAQDRAVFGVIPGEVEWIPLPEK; encoded by the coding sequence ATGAGCAGCATTCGTCATCTGATCCACGGCCTGGTGCGCGACATCGGTTTCCCGGTGCGCCGCCTGTTGCCGGCCGCCGCCGCCCGCACCGTGGGCCCGTTCGTGTTCTTCGATCACATGGGTCCGGTCGAATTCGACAGCGGCACCACCGAAGGCGACGTGCGTCCGCATCCGCACATCGGCCTGGCGACCGTGACGTATCTGTTCTCCGGCGCGATGATGCATCGCGACAGTCTCGGCGTGGTGCAGCGGATCACGCCGGGTGCGGTCAACTGGATGGCGGCGGGGCGCGGCATCGTGCACTCCGAACGCGTCCCTGACGACATCCGCGACGGCAAGGTGCCGGTACACGGCCTGCAGATGTGGGTGGCTTTGCCGAAGGACCAGGAGCAGGGCAACGCCAGCTTCCATCACTATGCGGAAGACGACATGCCGCGCATCGAGGTCGGTGCGGCCAGCCTGCACCTGCTGGCCGGCAAGGCCTACGGCCATGAGTCGCCGGTGAAGACATCCAGCCCCACGCTGTATGTGTGCGGCCGCATCAAGGCCGGCGGCACGCTGAGCTTGCCGGCCGACTACAGCGAACGCGCAGTGTATGTCGTTACCGGAGCGGCAACGCTTGACGGCGAAGCGCTGGAAGCGGGTGTGCTGGCGATCCTGGAGCCGGGCATCGATGTGTTGCTGACGGCGCAGAGCGACACCTTGTTCATGGTGCTGGGCGGCGAGCCCATCGACGGTCCGCGCTTTGTCTGGTGGAATTTCGTGGCCAGCAGCAAGGAGCTCATCGAGAGCGCCAAGCTGGCGTGGCGGGCGCAGGACCGCGCCGTGTTCGGCGTGATCCCGGGTGAGGTGGAATGGATTCCGTTGCCGGAGAAGTAA
- a CDS encoding DoxX family protein, producing the protein MIISKSAFTVGRVLLASLFVISGIFKIIGFSGTIGYMGSLGIPVPTVAVIVTILVEVGAGLLLLTGSRFARPAALLIAIFTVGATLAAHRFWAVDAAAMQGQLTHFLKNVSIIGGLLLVWSVKPADE; encoded by the coding sequence ATGATCATTTCCAAATCCGCTTTCACCGTCGGCCGCGTCCTGCTGGCATCGTTGTTCGTCATTTCCGGCATCTTCAAGATCATCGGCTTTTCCGGCACGATCGGTTACATGGGCAGCCTCGGCATCCCGGTCCCGACCGTGGCCGTCATCGTCACCATTCTGGTTGAAGTCGGCGCCGGCCTGCTGTTGCTGACAGGCAGCCGTTTTGCCCGTCCCGCCGCATTGCTGATCGCCATTTTCACCGTCGGCGCGACGTTGGCTGCACACCGCTTCTGGGCCGTCGATGCCGCCGCCATGCAAGGCCAGCTGACGCATTTCCTGAAGAACGTGTCCATCATCGGCGGCCTGCTGCTGGTGTGGTCGGTGAAGCCGGCCGACGAATAA
- a CDS encoding isochorismatase family protein, producing the protein MLINANESALLIIDVQEKLMPAIHDDANVLAQNIRLATIASLLGLPVIATEQTPEKLGPNHPDIKRLCDRTLSKTRFDACVDGLPATFLPACKEVVISGCETHVCLLQTAMTLLQNGYRVWVVTDATGSRKTADRDAAFARLAQAGADLVTLEMVAFEWMRDSRHPLFREVLKLIK; encoded by the coding sequence ATGCTGATCAACGCCAACGAGTCCGCCCTGCTGATCATCGACGTGCAGGAAAAGCTGATGCCGGCGATCCACGACGACGCCAACGTGCTGGCTCAGAACATCCGCCTGGCGACCATCGCCAGCCTGCTCGGGCTGCCGGTTATCGCCACCGAACAGACGCCGGAGAAGCTCGGTCCCAACCATCCCGACATCAAGCGCCTGTGCGATCGCACGCTGTCCAAAACGCGTTTCGACGCCTGCGTCGACGGTCTGCCCGCGACCTTCCTGCCGGCTTGCAAGGAAGTCGTCATCAGCGGTTGCGAAACCCACGTCTGCCTGCTGCAGACCGCCATGACGCTGCTGCAAAACGGCTATCGCGTATGGGTCGTGACCGACGCCACCGGTTCGCGCAAGACCGCCGACCGCGACGCCGCCTTTGCGCGACTGGCGCAGGCCGGCGCCGATCTGGTGACGCTGGAAATGGTGGCCTTCGAATGGATGCGCGACAGCCGTCATCCGCTGTTTCGGGAAGTGTTGAAGCTAATCAAGTAA
- a CDS encoding LysR family transcriptional regulator, producing MNIERFSLDQLRVFVQVADSGSFLGAARTLARAQSAVSYAIGTLESQLNVALFDRSGYRPQLTDAGEALLRDARQVLDQVDSLQVRASAFSQGQELEVALAVDVFFPTDCLVDLLRRFRDAFPAVTVRLEVEALGAVAERVIDGRAMLGILGTLPTTPPNLLRVTLPSVMVVGVVSPQHPLAAVKGRIPDKLLAQQTQLVLSDRSELTARQDFSVHSRLSWRMSDLGTKHALLRAAMGWGYMPEHVVKDDLKSGKLVRILTSQHSPEGMALPIQCVYRPDYRAGPALSWWLDSLAGLKTLDGISVTS from the coding sequence ATGAACATAGAACGCTTTTCTCTCGACCAGCTGCGCGTGTTCGTCCAGGTGGCCGACAGCGGCAGCTTCCTTGGTGCCGCACGCACCCTCGCCCGGGCCCAGTCCGCGGTCAGCTACGCCATCGGCACGCTGGAAAGCCAGCTCAACGTCGCCCTGTTCGACCGCAGCGGCTATCGCCCGCAACTGACCGACGCCGGTGAGGCCTTGCTGCGCGATGCGCGCCAGGTGCTGGACCAGGTCGATTCGCTGCAGGTGCGCGCCAGCGCGTTTTCGCAGGGACAGGAACTGGAAGTGGCGCTGGCGGTGGATGTGTTCTTTCCCACCGATTGCCTGGTCGACCTGCTGCGGCGCTTTCGGGATGCCTTCCCGGCGGTGACGGTGCGGCTGGAGGTGGAAGCGCTGGGCGCGGTGGCCGAACGCGTGATCGACGGCCGCGCCATGCTGGGCATCCTCGGCACGCTGCCGACCACGCCGCCCAATCTGCTGCGCGTGACGCTGCCCAGCGTGATGGTGGTCGGGGTGGTGTCGCCGCAGCATCCGCTGGCAGCCGTGAAGGGAAGAATTCCGGACAAGCTGCTGGCGCAGCAGACGCAGCTGGTGCTGAGCGACCGCAGTGAGCTGACCGCGCGCCAGGACTTCTCGGTGCATTCGCGGCTGTCGTGGCGCATGAGCGACCTCGGCACCAAGCACGCACTGCTGCGCGCAGCCATGGGCTGGGGTTACATGCCGGAACACGTGGTCAAGGATGACCTGAAGTCAGGCAAGCTGGTGCGCATCCTGACGTCGCAACACTCTCCCGAAGGCATGGCCTTGCCGATCCAGTGCGTGTACCGGCCCGACTACCGCGCCGGTCCGGCCCTGTCATGGTGGCTGGATTCGCTGGCGGGGTTGAAGACGCTGGATGGGATCAGCGTCACGTCCTGA
- a CDS encoding MFS transporter, with the protein MPDSHGSGYRNARILAICQGLFTCAISIDLTLTALTGYQLAPDKSLATLPFALITVAGAVVTWFAAFLIQRLGRRLSFALGALAGAIGGAISVWSVFHGHFWSFCIGTAGVGVFQAFAQYYRLAAADAVSAEFKSRAISTVLTGGVIAAVLGPALASWSKDLFPTALFSGAYLMVALLSLLSMVVLLAFYRDTEAAGGAAQAVAETDAPPRSTAEIARQPVFAAALANNVVGSMVMMFIMTAAPLAAVACHHGIDDGANIIQWHLVGMYAPSFFAGALIRRFGLGPIVLAGVALNLACALIAMASTSLPAFYVALLCLGVGWNFMFVGGTTLLAQSYRPSERARTQGLSEFLRYAATALATLAAGPLLEHYGWSALNLAILPLLLICAVVSVWWMLANAAAARNVATAS; encoded by the coding sequence TTGCCGGATTCTCATGGTTCAGGGTATCGCAACGCCCGCATCCTGGCTATATGCCAGGGGCTGTTCACCTGCGCCATTTCGATCGACCTGACGCTGACTGCGCTGACCGGCTACCAGTTGGCGCCGGACAAGTCGCTGGCGACGCTGCCGTTTGCGCTGATCACCGTGGCCGGGGCGGTGGTGACCTGGTTTGCGGCTTTCCTGATCCAGCGGCTGGGGCGGCGCCTGAGCTTTGCGCTGGGTGCGCTGGCCGGTGCGATCGGCGGCGCGATTTCGGTATGGTCGGTGTTTCACGGGCATTTCTGGAGCTTCTGCATCGGCACCGCCGGCGTCGGCGTGTTCCAGGCCTTCGCCCAATATTACCGGCTGGCGGCGGCCGACGCGGTGAGTGCCGAATTCAAGAGCCGCGCCATTTCGACCGTACTGACGGGCGGTGTGATCGCTGCAGTGCTGGGGCCGGCGCTGGCGTCCTGGAGCAAGGACCTGTTTCCGACCGCCTTGTTTTCCGGCGCTTACTTGATGGTGGCATTGCTGAGCCTGCTGTCGATGGTGGTCTTGCTGGCGTTCTACCGCGATACCGAAGCGGCCGGCGGCGCGGCGCAGGCCGTGGCGGAAACCGATGCGCCGCCGCGCTCCACCGCCGAGATCGCGCGCCAGCCGGTGTTCGCCGCCGCGCTGGCCAACAATGTGGTCGGCTCGATGGTAATGATGTTCATCATGACAGCGGCGCCGCTGGCGGCGGTGGCCTGCCATCACGGCATCGACGACGGCGCCAACATCATCCAGTGGCACCTGGTCGGCATGTACGCGCCTTCTTTCTTCGCCGGCGCGCTGATCAGGCGCTTCGGGCTCGGCCCGATCGTGCTGGCCGGCGTGGCTCTCAACCTGGCATGCGCACTGATCGCGATGGCGTCGACCAGCTTGCCGGCGTTCTATGTTGCCTTGCTGTGTCTGGGCGTGGGCTGGAATTTCATGTTCGTCGGCGGCACTACCTTGCTGGCGCAATCGTACCGGCCCAGCGAACGGGCGCGGACGCAGGGATTGTCGGAGTTTTTGCGCTATGCTGCTACCGCGCTGGCGACGCTGGCTGCCGGCCCCTTGCTGGAGCACTACGGCTGGTCCGCGCTCAACCTGGCGATCCTGCCCTTGCTGTTGATCTGTGCGGTCGTCAGCGTGTGGTGGATGCTGGCGAATGCCGCCGCGGCCAGGAATGTCGCGACGGCAAGCTGA